The genomic stretch GTAACAGGCGAAAGGGTTTTTAGTCTGTTTAAACAGATGGGAATAGGTGTTATGAAGGTAGGAGGAGAATCTTATGCTTATACAAGTGAACCTACTTATATGCAAAATAGGATTTTGAAAACCCTCAAGATAAAATCTCCATCACGGATAATTATGGAAGAGAAAAACAGAAAGAGCCACATGTAGTGACAATCTTAAAAATTAAGTGTAGTAATATCAATATGTTACAAATTTTGCTGTTGAATGTGAGTCGTAACTATTTACTCAAGTGAAGTGTAACAAAGGAAAAAGGGGAAATAAGAAAAATGGGAAAGGGTGAAATATTTGGGTTATGGTTAAGAAACCAGTAGAGAAATTGGGTTGAGAAGTTAGTGAAGGGAAAGACCAATTTCCTTTCCCTTATTTACACCTTCAGATGGCTAAAGTGTTACACCATGGCAAATACCCCGTTTAGAGTTTTTAATAAAGTCTATCAGATAATTAATTTCAGGAGAGGGGGGTAATTCTTGCTCTATTTTTTTTAGAGCTTGAGAAGTATTAAGTTTAGAGCGATAAAGGATTTTGTAAGCAGATTTGAGGTTATTGCGGATTTCTTGTGAAAAACCTGCTCTTCGTAGCCCGACAGAATTTATCCCATGAATGACTAATGGATTACCATCAGCTAAGATATAAGGCGGGACATCTTGAGTTACCTGCGATAATCCACCAATCATAGCATAGCTACCGATTCTACAAAATTGATGAATTCCGACTAATCCTGAGATGACCGCTTTATCTTCAACCTTCACATGGCCAGCTAAGAGGGCACCATTAGTTATAATTACGCCTGAGCCTATTTCACAATTATGAGCGATATGGCTATTAGCCATCAGATAATTGTCATTGCCAATAACTGTTTTTTCTTTTTCCTTCCATCCGCGATGAATAGTAACATACTCTCTAATAATATTATTATCTCCAATGATACAATACGATTCCTTGATTTCATAATTTTTGATTTGAGGTTCATGACCAATAACACAGCCCATGTGGATGGTGCAGTTTTTGCCAATCGTGGTCCAGCCGTTTATAATAACATTAGCCCCGATTTTAGTCCCTTGCCTGATAGTCGCATTTTCTTCAATGATACTAAAAGGACCAATTTCTACATCATCTTCTAATTTTGCCTTTGGATGGATAATTGCCGTTGGATGAATCATCTCGACTCCTTTTCAGATACAGCAAACATTAATGTTGCCTCAGCGGCTAATTTATTCTCTACATAAGCTTTTCCTTCCATAACCCCAACTTTTTGTCGAATTTTAATTGGAACTACTTCAAACCGCAATTGGTCTCCCGGGATAACTGTTTTACGGAATCTTGCATGGTCAATTCCTGTAAAATAAACAATCTTACCCGCATGTTCAGGTTCAGAGAGCATAAGAACACCTGCAACCTGTGCCATTGCCTCAAGGATAAGTACTCCGGGTATAACCGGATGTCCTGGAAAATGTCCCTGAAAGAAAGATTCATTACAGGTAACATTTTTTATTCCCACTATTCTTTTGCCCCTTTCCATCTCAATAATACGGTCGATTAACAGAAATGGATATCGATGTGGCAAAATTTCTTGAATCTGTGTTATATCTAACATCTTTCTCTCCTTTTTTTACTAACTTAGAGTTCTGCAAAACTAAGAAACTGTAGTTTTTAAGCGGGTATTTAAAACCTCTATTTTTATCAATTTCCTCCAAAGAGCAAAATGCAAAACTCGTTTATAGTTTATAGTTTATAGTGTATAGTGTATAGTTTATAGTTTATGGTTTATAGTCTATAGTCCTTCAACTATCAACTATCTACTATCAACTATAAACTATCTACTATAAACTATCAACTATCAACTATCTACTATCA from bacterium encodes the following:
- the lpxA gene encoding acyl-ACP--UDP-N-acetylglucosamine O-acyltransferase — its product is MIHPTAIIHPKAKLEDDVEIGPFSIIEENATIRQGTKIGANVIINGWTTIGKNCTIHMGCVIGHEPQIKNYEIKESYCIIGDNNIIREYVTIHRGWKEKEKTVIGNDNYLMANSHIAHNCEIGSGVIITNGALLAGHVKVEDKAVISGLVGIHQFCRIGSYAMIGGLSQVTQDVPPYILADGNPLVIHGINSVGLRRAGFSQEIRNNLKSAYKILYRSKLNTSQALKKIEQELPPSPEINYLIDFIKNSKRGICHGVTL
- the fabZ gene encoding 3-hydroxyacyl-ACP dehydratase FabZ, translating into MLDITQIQEILPHRYPFLLIDRIIEMERGKRIVGIKNVTCNESFFQGHFPGHPVIPGVLILEAMAQVAGVLMLSEPEHAGKIVYFTGIDHARFRKTVIPGDQLRFEVVPIKIRQKVGVMEGKAYVENKLAAEATLMFAVSEKESR